One window of the Desmonostoc muscorum LEGE 12446 genome contains the following:
- a CDS encoding primase-like DNA-binding domain-containing protein: protein MNTLEMQSAPGLLDHGTTPNISEPPKIAQSAPIKQELAARNTKTASVENKRLEDTPKKTNASRTQQAFEKFDIRNFQDQLEPSKAKNKFICPVCGGNDLSIVPETGKYQCFNGCECKHVREAIKPWAEVLALRAGANYTPSLNRLAAKPKRILPKPAPIPDGELGLVMLTDTATDIPQPKKLTSRPPKDVEGSATETIYPYSESQWIVRYQWPDANKEKGYSKTFRQWHRRLDGTPQMKKGDLPWGAYRIDEALAAAKSVTGTPALLQHEGEGCVEVGRTHGLAGITFQGSGWDKKTITSEYQRAKQSGIGLIVFLHDPDDTGLKKLASCQDCAAEVGIAFIGINPHDICPDLPYKSSDIKEILGQMETPEFIRRLEQEIHAAVAQRSLELAESESLEKEVTDLSNSKIDIDPADPEAFYLPVCTAMNLPYSNCVTAGTFDGWAYRKIFPKTEWMVVNSSFYKWSQENKQWQHQDDNKAYKLLADAGESAYKLSYTKTFGWRITKPYETNAHKESAFKYCRSRLEPAEPLPTNTHLLGFNNCVVDLRTGEEMPHRKDFYLTNIIPHDYEANKPCPEVFLKFITESFGSELVEVIRAFTSMFLDPTAPYGRFPHLIGLSGGGKGTLGRFWSSLFGESGSSSASQFADISTPEGRHQYLSGKRIFGFPDVGGYAEGVRAFYELVDNGAMSGRALFNPVAYSIQWYIRFWVASVSHLQIENAGDGWMRRAYPIPVKNRDVTPDPDLWLKLQEVKSDIISWALAMPRAERDRILLSPPSSDRAKNLALEASLYGDSTKSFVDLCLRPSTNATFIPQSRLHSWYVLYCREHGYAPLGMSKFISHLKTVLPHNFKERSWTPTVNGKRERIQSHFAFIEPLAGVFEMKVPEGPPDSSLSKAEFWYCFKDKCLEGGIEEFEEFFHPTKTPEPLHSLPVHPVHPLNTPRLEPGQAETLTQLTCPPCPIVPPQELALQKKDEENFDCGVNQFVNLTDNPSVPKDFVSSLDSPTVTGFEPVQQVNLAENSLDSLDSPAVTGFSPRQDGELINTRESELSCPELKVGDKVEFFNDSVRKWQVGIIKSVQLMETYFCSATIEYRGNKCQLCQLEIFRSDWIKFLHHLR from the coding sequence ATGAATACGCTAGAAATGCAAAGTGCGCCCGGACTGTTAGATCATGGCACAACCCCGAATATTTCTGAGCCGCCTAAAATAGCACAATCTGCCCCAATTAAGCAAGAGTTAGCAGCACGCAATACCAAAACTGCCAGTGTAGAAAATAAACGCCTTGAAGATACACCAAAAAAAACTAATGCCTCAAGAACTCAACAGGCATTTGAAAAATTTGACATCCGAAATTTTCAAGATCAGCTAGAACCGTCCAAAGCTAAAAATAAGTTTATTTGTCCAGTTTGTGGCGGGAATGACTTATCTATTGTCCCAGAAACCGGGAAGTATCAATGCTTTAACGGCTGTGAGTGCAAACACGTCAGAGAGGCGATTAAACCTTGGGCTGAAGTTCTAGCTCTAAGAGCAGGGGCTAATTACACTCCATCCCTAAACCGTTTGGCTGCAAAGCCCAAGAGAATCTTGCCCAAACCAGCACCAATTCCAGATGGTGAATTAGGTTTGGTGATGTTGACGGATACTGCAACAGATATTCCCCAACCGAAAAAATTAACGAGTAGACCACCAAAAGATGTTGAGGGCAGTGCCACCGAAACAATCTATCCTTACTCAGAATCGCAATGGATAGTTCGCTACCAGTGGCCAGATGCGAATAAGGAGAAAGGTTACAGCAAGACCTTTCGGCAATGGCATAGGCGACTTGATGGCACACCCCAAATGAAAAAAGGCGATTTGCCTTGGGGAGCATATCGCATTGATGAAGCTCTAGCTGCTGCTAAATCTGTGACGGGAACCCCGGCACTACTCCAGCATGAAGGCGAGGGATGCGTAGAAGTTGGTCGCACACATGGTCTTGCTGGAATTACGTTTCAGGGCAGTGGATGGGATAAGAAAACAATTACCTCGGAATATCAACGCGCCAAACAGTCAGGCATAGGATTAATCGTTTTTCTGCATGACCCCGATGACACTGGGCTAAAGAAACTCGCCTCCTGCCAGGACTGTGCAGCCGAGGTGGGGATTGCATTTATTGGAATTAACCCTCACGACATCTGCCCCGATTTACCATATAAATCAAGTGACATCAAAGAAATCTTGGGACAGATGGAAACACCAGAATTTATCCGTCGGTTAGAGCAGGAGATTCACGCGGCTGTAGCACAGCGATCGCTTGAGTTGGCAGAGTCTGAAAGTCTTGAAAAAGAAGTTACGGATTTATCTAATTCCAAAATAGATATTGACCCAGCAGACCCAGAGGCATTTTACTTGCCTGTATGCACTGCCATGAATTTACCCTATTCTAACTGCGTAACGGCGGGTACTTTTGATGGCTGGGCTTACCGAAAAATCTTTCCGAAAACTGAATGGATGGTAGTAAATTCATCCTTTTACAAGTGGTCACAAGAGAATAAGCAATGGCAACACCAAGATGATAATAAAGCTTACAAGCTCCTCGCAGACGCTGGAGAATCTGCTTACAAGCTCTCTTACACAAAGACATTTGGTTGGAGAATAACCAAGCCTTACGAAACTAACGCACACAAGGAATCTGCCTTTAAATATTGCCGCAGTCGCTTAGAACCAGCAGAACCACTGCCAACCAATACTCATTTATTAGGGTTTAACAATTGTGTCGTTGATTTGCGAACTGGTGAAGAAATGCCTCATCGCAAAGATTTTTACCTGACTAATATCATTCCCCACGATTATGAAGCCAACAAACCATGCCCAGAAGTTTTTCTGAAATTTATAACTGAAAGCTTTGGATCAGAATTGGTTGAAGTGATTCGGGCATTCACGAGTATGTTTTTAGACCCAACTGCCCCTTATGGTCGGTTTCCCCACTTAATTGGCTTAAGTGGTGGGGGCAAGGGGACGCTAGGACGGTTTTGGAGTAGTTTATTTGGCGAATCCGGCTCTAGTAGCGCTTCACAATTTGCGGATATTTCTACACCGGAAGGACGGCATCAATATTTAAGTGGAAAGCGGATATTTGGATTCCCTGACGTAGGAGGTTATGCCGAAGGAGTCAGAGCTTTTTACGAATTAGTTGACAATGGGGCAATGAGCGGACGCGCTTTATTCAATCCAGTGGCTTATTCAATCCAGTGGTACATTCGGTTTTGGGTTGCCTCTGTAAGTCATCTACAGATCGAAAATGCTGGCGACGGCTGGATGCGTCGAGCTTACCCAATCCCAGTAAAAAACCGAGACGTAACCCCTGACCCAGACTTGTGGCTGAAGCTACAAGAGGTGAAGTCCGACATCATTTCTTGGGCTTTAGCAATGCCACGAGCAGAACGCGATCGCATTTTGTTATCGCCTCCCTCTTCAGATCGGGCGAAGAATCTAGCGCTAGAGGCATCTTTGTACGGGGACTCTACCAAATCCTTTGTAGACTTGTGCTTACGCCCCTCAACGAATGCAACATTCATACCACAAAGTCGTTTACACAGTTGGTATGTACTTTACTGCCGGGAACATGGTTATGCTCCTTTGGGGATGTCCAAATTTATTAGCCATTTAAAAACAGTCTTGCCCCACAACTTTAAGGAACGTAGCTGGACACCCACGGTCAACGGAAAGCGTGAAAGAATTCAGTCCCACTTTGCATTCATTGAACCACTGGCTGGGGTATTTGAAATGAAAGTACCGGAGGGGCCACCGGATAGCTCACTAAGCAAAGCGGAATTTTGGTATTGCTTTAAAGATAAATGCCTTGAAGGGGGAATAGAAGAATTCGAGGAGTTTTTTCACCCAACCAAAACCCCAGAACCCTTACACAGCTTACCTGTCCACCCTGTCCACCCACTAAATACCCCTCGCCTTGAGCCTGGACAGGCTGAAACCCTTACACAGCTTACCTGTCCACCCTGTCCAATTGTCCCCCCCCAAGAATTAGCATTGCAAAAAAAAGATGAAGAAAATTTTGATTGTGGAGTTAATCAATTTGTCAATTTAACTGATAACCCTTCAGTCCCCAAAGACTTTGTGTCCAGCCTGGACAGCCCTACTGTGACTGGGTTTGAGCCTGTCCAACAAGTTAATCTTGCCGAAAACTCTTTGGACAGCCTGGACAGCCCTGCTGTGACTGGATTTTCTCCTCGACAAGATGGTGAATTGATAAATACACGAGAAAGCGAATTATCTTGCCCAGAATTGAAAGTTGGGGATAAAGTTGAGTTTTTCAACGACAGTGTTCGCAAGTGGCAAGTCGGAATCATTAAGAGCGTTCAACTAATGGAAACATATTTTTGTAGCGCAACAATTGAGTATCGAGGCAATAAATGTCAATTATGTCAATTAGAAATCTTCAGGAGTGATTGGATAAAATTTCTGCATCATTTGCGTTAA
- a CDS encoding PEP-CTERM sorting domain-containing protein has product MNISPFIKHSTFKIGLISLASLGSLAIASTSALAVGLNLSSWQQFGDVTTSADGANLSNASLEFADDAPASAGTFNYSGISAGNAGFTPDLQDFLGLADLSALDIGGFAYEGSAIKNTVTVAAGEALSFDWNFRTNETLNKDFAFLLVDSTVIKLADFTDATQPSSPFLQETGIRSYTFTTPGTYTLAFGVVDVDDYGTTSALEVKNATIKRVAEPSTILGLVTALGFGATMGRLRKKMSTYSSLS; this is encoded by the coding sequence GAAGCTTGGCGATCGCTAGCACTTCGGCCCTAGCTGTTGGGTTAAACTTGAGCAGTTGGCAACAATTTGGCGATGTCACTACTTCAGCAGATGGAGCCAATTTATCCAATGCCAGCTTAGAATTTGCCGATGACGCCCCCGCTAGTGCCGGCACTTTCAACTATTCCGGTATATCCGCAGGTAATGCAGGTTTTACCCCAGACTTACAAGACTTTCTCGGTTTAGCTGATTTGTCTGCCTTGGATATTGGAGGATTTGCATACGAGGGATCTGCAATTAAAAATACCGTCACTGTTGCGGCTGGTGAAGCTTTGAGTTTTGACTGGAACTTCCGCACTAACGAGACACTTAACAAAGATTTCGCCTTTTTGTTGGTGGACAGCACAGTCATTAAATTGGCTGACTTCACTGATGCAACCCAACCTTCCAGTCCCTTCCTTCAAGAAACAGGGATTCGTTCTTATACCTTCACTACTCCTGGGACATACACCTTAGCCTTTGGGGTGGTTGATGTAGATGATTATGGAACTACATCTGCTTTGGAGGTGAAAAACGCCACAATCAAGCGAGTTGCTGAACCAAGTACTATTCTGGGTTTAGTTACGGCGCTGGGTTTTGGTGCAACTATGGGGCGGTTAAGAAAAAAAATGTCCACTTACAGCAGTCTGTCGTAA
- the mobV gene encoding MobV family relaxase, translating into MPYAIARIKKLKRSNLAGSEAHTARLRETPNADPSQNNIRFIGHHNPNESLDQLVMERIREQKRKIRPDAVYAVEILLTASPEYFRPDCPTKAGYYEPERVDSWLEASKKWLESQYSSRVVRAELHLDEATPHIHAYFVPLDDLGQLRAKHFFDGRQKMRQFQDSYSAATEHLGLERGIKGSRAQHQDIKDFYSIVNSGIESNSQLTLAQMQAKAALSDRAQTKKQEIEATAKALLKEIEAKDQQIKQLQTEKLLLRQQTEQLRDLPLVDVAWELGLHNDQGKWRGHGHIINIDGPKFYDFTPEQQKGSGGAIDLVMHVNNCNVRQAVVWLHERFGESGAERAAIAKAREVTAEIIQLEPRDKFRLPVEDKAKWLAVSNYLTQKRGIPSNFVELLHKRGLVYADDQQNAVFVMRNLLEEPQAIGAFLRGTRGKNNTFKGYEKGTKRREGWFYFHLGGQPTDPVEKVVLLKSPIDAVSFAMLEYQLRGDVPPNRTLYMAVDNPKSLPVEQLQNIPNLQVAFDSDDSGNAAARVVKELLPQSKRLKCKADDWNQQLLDYGQQLRQQQQQQEQDDELSL; encoded by the coding sequence ATGCCTTACGCTATTGCACGCATCAAAAAGCTAAAGCGCAGTAACTTGGCAGGCAGTGAAGCGCATACCGCAAGACTTAGAGAAACGCCGAACGCTGATCCATCCCAAAATAATATCAGGTTCATCGGTCATCACAATCCCAATGAATCATTAGATCAATTGGTGATGGAGAGGATAAGAGAACAGAAGCGGAAGATTCGCCCGGATGCGGTATACGCAGTAGAGATTTTATTGACCGCTTCACCAGAATACTTCCGCCCCGATTGCCCAACAAAAGCCGGCTACTATGAACCCGAAAGAGTCGATTCTTGGTTAGAGGCATCTAAAAAATGGTTAGAGTCGCAGTACAGCTCACGCGTAGTCAGGGCAGAGTTGCACTTAGACGAAGCCACCCCACACATCCACGCTTACTTTGTTCCCTTGGATGATTTGGGGCAACTCAGAGCCAAGCACTTTTTTGACGGACGGCAGAAGATGAGGCAGTTCCAAGATTCTTATTCTGCGGCCACCGAACATCTGGGGTTAGAGCGTGGCATTAAGGGAAGTAGAGCGCAACACCAGGACATCAAAGATTTTTACAGCATCGTCAACTCTGGCATTGAATCAAACAGTCAACTGACTTTAGCCCAGATGCAAGCTAAAGCTGCCCTCAGCGACAGAGCGCAAACTAAAAAACAGGAGATAGAAGCCACAGCCAAGGCTTTGCTAAAAGAAATTGAAGCCAAAGACCAGCAAATTAAACAATTACAGACAGAGAAACTTCTTCTTCGGCAGCAGACAGAACAACTGCGCGACTTGCCACTTGTTGATGTCGCCTGGGAGTTGGGCTTACACAATGACCAAGGGAAATGGAGGGGTCACGGACACATCATTAATATAGATGGGCCCAAGTTTTACGACTTCACCCCCGAACAACAGAAGGGTAGCGGCGGTGCAATTGATTTGGTGATGCACGTTAACAATTGCAATGTACGGCAAGCGGTCGTCTGGCTGCATGAGCGATTTGGTGAGTCGGGGGCAGAACGAGCAGCGATCGCAAAAGCTCGTGAAGTGACTGCTGAAATTATCCAGTTAGAACCACGCGACAAATTCAGGCTACCTGTTGAGGATAAAGCTAAATGGCTTGCAGTCTCCAACTACCTGACCCAGAAACGGGGGATACCATCAAACTTTGTGGAACTTCTGCATAAAAGGGGGTTAGTTTACGCTGATGATCAGCAAAACGCTGTGTTCGTCATGCGGAATCTATTAGAAGAACCCCAGGCAATAGGAGCATTCCTGCGGGGGACACGGGGCAAGAACAACACTTTCAAAGGCTACGAGAAAGGGACTAAGCGGCGTGAGGGCTGGTTTTACTTTCACTTGGGCGGACAGCCCACCGATCCTGTAGAGAAAGTGGTGCTTTTGAAATCGCCCATCGATGCCGTGTCTTTTGCCATGCTGGAATATCAGCTTAGAGGCGACGTGCCACCCAATAGAACTTTGTACATGGCGGTAGATAATCCCAAAAGCTTACCAGTAGAGCAATTGCAGAATATTCCTAATTTACAAGTGGCTTTTGACTCGGACGATTCTGGTAATGCAGCTGCACGAGTTGTTAAGGAACTACTGCCACAGTCCAAGCGACTCAAGTGCAAAGCTGACGATTGGAATCAGCAGCTACTCGATTATGGGCAGCAGTTAAGGCAACAGCAGCAACAGCAGGAGCAGGATGATGAATTGAGTCTTTAA
- a CDS encoding ParM/StbA family protein, whose amino-acid sequence MVDLASSPTLGTLAPSLTPASWDCGNGYSKLHFPQGEILIPSYFKQVIETDSNDYESLGNGAVVEYLQGERSDLSGSKWLIGETAEIYCKQSFGRIVDDLKNKITYGLQMLLGAIAQTPRQQSYNLFLVASLHDSQAFAHDLKKALQGKHIVKFDGKDIVNVDITCQITEEGVGALLVSRAPGQQKVALIDLGHGTTITSIFEGNKLLQNSRKIDTVGVHHLCETIANNLQTRRHLGKPANPHLIREGMSKNFVYGTTNWEFSSIYSSELKGWLASCLVPAWKHLQSRADDLDAIYLVGGGAMLPSVSAIASRQGIAQIPNSQTANAIGLLKLAVASLKKV is encoded by the coding sequence ATGGTAGATTTGGCATCAAGTCCCACATTAGGGACATTAGCCCCATCGTTGACCCCTGCTTCTTGGGATTGTGGTAACGGGTATTCTAAACTACATTTCCCCCAAGGAGAGATACTTATTCCCTCCTACTTTAAACAAGTCATTGAAACGGACTCTAACGACTACGAAAGCTTAGGCAACGGTGCGGTAGTCGAATATCTTCAAGGCGAACGCTCTGATCTATCTGGCTCTAAGTGGTTGATTGGAGAGACTGCCGAAATCTACTGTAAGCAGTCATTTGGACGCATTGTTGATGACTTGAAAAACAAGATTACTTATGGGCTGCAAATGCTCTTAGGTGCAATTGCTCAAACTCCTAGACAGCAGAGCTATAACTTGTTTTTAGTCGCTTCATTGCATGACTCTCAAGCCTTTGCCCATGATCTAAAGAAAGCCTTGCAAGGTAAGCACATCGTCAAGTTTGATGGCAAAGACATTGTAAACGTTGATATCACCTGTCAAATAACAGAGGAAGGTGTAGGAGCATTGTTAGTTTCCCGCGCCCCTGGTCAGCAGAAAGTCGCGCTCATTGACCTGGGACATGGAACTACTATCACCTCAATATTTGAAGGCAACAAACTATTACAAAATAGTCGCAAGATTGACACAGTAGGCGTTCACCATCTTTGTGAGACGATAGCGAATAACCTCCAAACCCGTCGCCACCTTGGTAAACCAGCTAACCCTCATCTGATTCGAGAGGGGATGAGCAAGAACTTTGTTTATGGAACCACGAATTGGGAGTTTTCAAGCATTTACTCATCGGAACTCAAGGGATGGCTTGCATCTTGTTTAGTGCCTGCGTGGAAGCATTTGCAATCCCGCGCTGATGACCTGGATGCTATTTACCTTGTGGGTGGTGGTGCAATGCTGCCATCGGTTAGTGCAATCGCATCTAGGCAAGGAATAGCACAGATTCCTAATTCCCAGACTGCCAATGCAATTGGGTTACTTAAATTAGCTGTTGCATCACTAAAGAAGGTTTAA
- a CDS encoding response regulator transcription factor, with the protein MLRILIVEPEIFMLLGIKGAISQSPDIEVTGDATSGKLGFQLIEQMNPDVVLVDLLLPDMSGLELTRSIKSKTNSKVVIFTNQTHSDFIKSAFHHGADSYMLKSADIELIELAIKRAYFDECLLDPKLAKKLLKNLDKNRYIDPSFADKNLLDSPTERQIQVLRLLAQGLVFEQIAKEMFLS; encoded by the coding sequence ATGCTGAGAATACTAATTGTTGAACCAGAAATATTCATGCTCTTAGGCATCAAAGGTGCTATTTCACAATCTCCAGATATAGAAGTAACTGGTGATGCCACCAGTGGAAAGCTAGGGTTTCAGTTAATTGAACAGATGAACCCTGATGTTGTGCTAGTCGATTTACTCTTACCCGACATGAGTGGTTTAGAACTGACTCGCTCAATTAAAAGCAAAACTAATAGTAAAGTGGTGATTTTTACTAATCAGACTCATTCCGACTTTATTAAGTCAGCTTTCCATCATGGGGCTGATTCTTATATGCTCAAAAGTGCTGATATAGAATTGATTGAACTAGCCATCAAGAGAGCTTACTTTGATGAATGCCTGCTTGACCCGAAGCTGGCTAAAAAACTGTTAAAAAACCTTGATAAAAATAGATATATTGACCCTAGCTTTGCTGACAAAAACTTGCTTGACTCTCCCACCGAACGACAAATACAAGTCCTGCGTTTACTGGCTCAGGGTTTAGTTTTTGAACAGATTGCCAAAGAAATGTTTCTCTCTTAG